One genomic window of Nicotiana sylvestris chromosome 10, ASM39365v2, whole genome shotgun sequence includes the following:
- the LOC138878984 gene encoding uncharacterized protein: MKGVMRFGKKGKLSPRYIGPFEVLERIGDVTYKLAFPPSLSSVHLEFHVSMLRKYYSDPFDVLDFNMIQLDGDLTYDVEPVTILDRQVRKLRSKNIASVKVQWRNQLVNEATWETKWEMRNSYPHLFETPGMILDLFEYERLFKRGRM, from the coding sequence atgaagggtgttatgagattcgggaagaagggaaagttgagcccccgatatattggcccttttgaggtgcttgagaGAATTGGAGATGTCACTTACAAGCTTGCATTTCCACCTAGTCTATCGAGTGTTCACCTAGagtttcatgtttccatgcttcgaaagtactACAGTGATCCGTTTgatgttttggacttcaacatGATTCAGTTAGATggagatttgacttatgatgtggagccagttaccattttggatcggcaggttcggaagttgagatcaaagaatatagcttcagttAAAGTACAATGGAGAAATCAACTAGTCAatgaggctacttgggagaccaagtGGGAGATGCGGAATAgttatccacacctatttgagactccaggtatgattctagacctgTTCGAgtacgaacgtttgtttaagagggggagaatgtaa